The Dioscorea cayenensis subsp. rotundata cultivar TDr96_F1 chromosome 19, TDr96_F1_v2_PseudoChromosome.rev07_lg8_w22 25.fasta, whole genome shotgun sequence genome includes a window with the following:
- the LOC120249413 gene encoding protein FRIGIDA — MAPRKTSEASSPLSLTSEEKEGEEPEEYEEEEVEEEVIVEEEVEEEEEVGSLEKEEALDGGSVASIAGSLNNLRSVNDATSEFFRQYDGLQHALEVIRTSIEEKIEKFNAFRPQTQQVNQASDPQMEEKPVVQEDDRRSELEIICDAMGSRALRRYVASRLSDVERLREEVPAALQRAPNPPKLVLGCMGRFYLQGSKAYTRESDMVSSRRSCVLILEFYLLSGCASMKEEIFEEARVGALAWKARILSEGGYLFASEIDALGLILFLASFGIPRDFGTKDFYALLQRCNLNSKVNILRRSTILIDKMPEILKDMLSNKMDVQAVDLACSFGFEKEFPPIPLLSSFLDKHLQAATGDRRGQSSLKSQKELNAKELAVLESVVKCLEDHKLNQSQLAHFEIYKKIAKLEKDISYAERKLKERNLKRKAAVGGSLHATETQTKRPWPVTANVPHGLPLHLDHGTTVPSESRGQYNDLFSGNKPYQHRTEPLGPNIHGPAAVGSSLPAVAIGGPGHPDGSNIGSLMHTIGHLFGHTDTPYTTANTANQDLSGMPYTAGNDFPRPYGEKSFPGPSAAAGQNIHHYQSHLYGYGTHGSSLNMYQFPDTATEQQAYYDQVTHSAQQIGANSTYPPSYQT, encoded by the exons ATGGCGCCTCGGAAGACCAGCGAGGCTTCATCGCCATTATCGTTAACCtcggaagaaaaagaaggtgaAGAACCAGAAGAGTATGAGGAAGAAGAGGTAGAAGAAGAAGTGATAGTAGAGGAAGAagtcgaagaagaagaagaagtaggaaGTTTAGAGAAAGAGGAAGCCTTGGATGGAGGGAGTGTCGCATCGATCGCTGGATCGCTGAACAATCTACGAAGTGTGAACGATGCGACGTCTGAATTCTTCCGGCAATACGATGGGCTGCAGCATGCCCTTGAAGTTATCCGGACCTCCATTGAGGAGAAGATCGAGAAATTCAATGCTTTCCGACCTCAAACCCAGCAGGTAAATCAGGCATCAGATCCCCAAATGGAAGAGAAGCCAGTGGTGCAGGAGGACGATCGTCGCTCAGAATTGGAGATCATTTGTGATGCTATGGGGAGCAGGGCACTTCGCAGATACGTGGCCTCACGCCTCTCTGATGTTGAACGCCTCCGAGAGGAGGTCCCTGCCGCGCTGCAGCGGGCTCCCAACCCGCCTAAGCTGGTGCTTGGCTGTATGGGGAGGTTCTACCTTCAGGGAAGCAAGGCCTACACTCGCGAGTCTGATATGGTCTCCTCGCGCCGCTCCTGCGTCCTTATCCTTGAGTTCTACCTCCTTTCTGGTTGCGCCTCCATGAAAGAGGAAATCTTTGAGGAGGCCAGGGTCGGAGCCCTCGCCTGGAAGGCCAGAATCCTCAGCGAGGGTGGGTACTTATTTGCTAGTGAAATTGATGCACTCGGTCTCATCCTTTTCCTTGCCTCATTTGGCATTCCACGGGATTTTGGTACCAAGGATTTCTATGCCCTGCTTCAGCGCTGTAACCTGAATAGCAAAGTCAATATCCTCCGCCGCTCAACTATCCTCATTGACAAGATGCCTG AAATCCTTAAAGATATGTTAAGCAACAAAATGGATGTTCAAGCTGTTGACCTTGCTTGTTCTTTTGGGTTTGAGAAAGAATTCCCCCCTATCCCTTTGTTGTCATCTTTTCTTGATAAACACCTCCAGGCGGCAACTGGAGATCGGAGAGGGCAGAGTTCTCTTAAATCACAG AAAGAACTCAATGCGAAGGAATTGGCGGTATTGGAATCTGTAGTCAAATGCTTGGAGGACCACAAGCTTAATCAATCTCAGCTAGctcattttgaaatatataagaaaattgcCAAGTTAGAGAAGGATATCTCATATGCAGAGAGAAAGCTAAAAGAGAGAAACTTAAAGAGAAAAGCTGCAGTGGGTGGATCATTGCATGCAACTGAAACTCAAACTAAACGTCCTTGGCCTGTTACTGCCAATGTTCCGCATGGGTTACCTCTTCATCTGGATCACGGAACCACTGTTCCATCTGAATCCAGGGGACAATATAACGATCTGTTTTCTGGAAACAAACCCTACCAACATCGCACTGAGCCATTGGGGCCAAACATCCACGGGCCTGCAGCTGTCGGTAGCAGTCTGCCTGCAGTTGCGATAGGTGGTCCTGGGCATCCTGATGGGAGCAACATAGGATCATTGATGCATACCATCGGACATCTATTTGGTCATACAGACACACCATATACTACTGCAAATACGGCAAACCAGGATTTAAGCGGGATGCCATATACAGCTGGAAATGATTTCCCCCGGCCATACGGTGAGAAAAGCTTCCCAGGCCCATCAGCAGCAGCAGGACAAAATATACACCATTATCAATCACATTTGTATGGATACGGAACCCATGGCTCAAGTTTAAATATGTATCAGTTTCCAGATACTGCAACGGAACAGCAGGCATACTATGACCAGGTCACTCACTCTGCCCAGCAGATAGGTGCCAACTCTACTTATCCACCATCTTATCAGACTTGA
- the LOC120250622 gene encoding DNA repair RAD52-like protein 2, chloroplastic: MESVAFISRSSPLLPSRELRLFSGGAGSTIIGKRSRLGLVIAASSADKNGANGKKGVSGVPNTNYVVPFDKASTLTRPLAEILRDLNKRVPDKIINPDDNSIAWYHVNRMLSFYAPGWCGEIRDVIFSENGSVTVLYRVTIRGSDGEAHRESTGTVSSNDTRFNDHVAAAEQVAFCRACARFGFGLYLYHEDEVL; the protein is encoded by the exons ATGGAGAGCGTAGCATTCATCTCCAGATCTTCGCCGCTGTTGCCTTCTCGGGAGCTGCGGCTCTTCTCTGGCGGAGCTGGGAGCACCATCATCGGAAAAAGATCTCGCCTTGGCCTCGTGATCGCCGCCTCTTCTGCTGATAAGAACGGGGCTAATGGCAAGAAGGGAGTGTCTGGTGTTCCTAACACCAACTATGTTGTTCCTTTTGATAAGGCCTCTACGCTCACCCGTCCCCTTGCTGAGATCCTCAGGGATCTCAATAAACGTGTCCCTGATAAGATCATCAATCCTGATGACAATTCCATCGCTTG gTACCATGTCAATCGGATGCTGAGTTTCTATGCTCCAG GTTGGTGTGGGGAAATACGGGATGTTATATTCTCAGAGAATGGAAGTGTGACTGTCTTGTATCGTGTGACAATTCGTGGATCTGATGGAGAG GCTCATAGAGAGTCCACAGGAACAGTTTCTTCAAACGATACTCGGTTTAATGACCACGTCGCGGCAGCCGAACAAGTCGCCTTCTGCAGGGCCTGTGCTCGATTTGGTTTTGGCTTGTACTTGTACCATGAAGATGAAGTGCTGTAA
- the LOC120249762 gene encoding UPF0664 stress-induced protein C29B12.11c has protein sequence MALNPQLFPNGMPVPFLNEMFVLARDGVEFQIDKIPGAEGGQVKAKGIIYLSNIRMVFVASKPVGGFVAFDMPLLYVHHEKFNQPIFFCNNISGQVEPVVPDNQHGALYSTHSFKILFKEGGCGTFVPLFMNLISSVRQYNQQAVHPSATEARPRVDPLQAAQTPVDEMMRHAYVDPNDPTRIFLQQPTPESELRRRTYHAQPGDNAY, from the exons ATGGCCTTAAATCCTCAGCTTTTCCCCAATGGGATGCCAGTCCCCTTCCTCAACGAGATGTTCGTTCTCGCCCGCGATGGAGTTGAGTTCCAGATTGACAAAATCCCTGG GGCTGAAGGTGGCCAAGTAAAAGCAAAGGGGATTATTTACTTGTCCAACATTCGGATGGTTTTTGTTGCTAGTAAACCCGTTGGAGGCTTTGTGGCTTTTGATATGCCTCTG CTGTATGTTCATCATGAAAAGTTCAACCAGCCAATCTTTTTCTGCAACAACATATCTGGTCAAGTGGAACCT GTGGTACCGGACAACCAGCATGGGGCTCTGTATTCGACCCATTCATTCAAGATCTTATTCAAAGAAGGTGGATGTGGAACCTTTGTTCCTCTTTTCATGAATCTGATTTCATCAGTGAGACAATACAATCAGCAAGCGGTACATCCATCAGCTACTGAAGCCAGACCACGCGTGGATCCATTGCAAGCTGCGCAGACTCCAGTTGATGAAATGATGAGACATGC ATACGTTGATCCGAATGATCCTACTCGAATCTTCTTGCAACAGCCCACGCCAGAATCCGAGTTAAGACGCAGAACATATCATGCCCAGCCGGGTGACAATGCCTACTGA
- the LOC120249760 gene encoding aminoacyl tRNA synthase complex-interacting multifunctional protein 1, with product MATVTRGGALLISSSSSAFLAAHRRHPPRIPFLRCLGLQSNAGGRFLSVVLPLQPPSSLRRRPWCSCVPPTGMAASPEAITSPAPSSTLESPSPSSDPIKDAADGLDIRVGRIIKAWRHPEADSLYVEEVDVGEEEPRTICSGLVNYILLDNLQDIKVIVLANLKPRNMRGIKSYGMLMAASDAPHETVELLIPPEGSVPGERIWFGSEEEKEQQPDAATPNQVQKKKLWESVQPHLKTTDACVAVLGERPMRTSAGVVVCSSLKKANIS from the exons ATGGCAACAGTGACGAGAGGCGGCGCCCTcctcatctcctcctcctcctccgccttTCTCGCAGCTCACCGTCGTCATCCTCCTCGAATCCCTTTCCTACGATGCCTTGGTCTTCAATCCAATGCTGGAGGACGCTTCCTCTCTGTTGTCCTGCCCTTGCAGCCTCCCTCGTCCCTGAGACGGCGACCTTGGTGCTCATGCGTACCTCCCACTGGCATGGCGGCGTCACCAGAAGCCATAACCTCTCCTGCGCCTTCATCGACATTGGAATCGCCATCACCCTCCTCCGATCCGATAAAGGATGCTGCGGATGGCCTGGACATCAGGGTGGGGCGAATCATCAAGGCCTGGAGGCATCCCGAGGCTGATTCCCTCTACGTTGAGGAGGTGGATGTGGGGGAGGAGGAGCCTCGGACCATTTGCAGCGGCCTCGTTAACTACATACTACTAGATAATCTCCAG GATATTAAAGTCATCGTCTTGGCTAATCTAAAGCCAAGGAACATGCGTGGAATCAAATCTTATGGAATGTTGATGGCTGCTTCTGATGCGCCTCATGAAACGGTTGAGCTTCTCATACCTCCTGAAGGTTCAGTCCCTGGTGAAAGAATTTGGTTTGGTTCTGAAGAGGAAAAGGAGCAACAACCAGATGCAGCCACTCCAAATCAG gttcaaaagaaaaaactatgGGAAAGTGTTCAGCCCCATCTAAAGACAACAGATGCATGTGTTGCTGTGCTTGGTGAGCGTCCAATGAGAACTAGCGCTGGTGTGGTTGTCTGCAGCTCTTTGAAGAAAGCAAACATCTCCTAA
- the LOC120284187 gene encoding uncharacterized protein LOC120284187, with translation MNSLTVLIFFLSSLTISLTTTTTTTPSGTIQRTTKQQILASIPPSSPDNSQPFLTSPSGKYTALLLRRETAPAAGGFGNDFCYIQVQETSSGQSLWESECAPVSTANTCSLVFDDNGLDVFDGSNPVWDTGADNDFLETLQIVDEGDMRIIDRDGELAWKASDDPRSNQGCGLPGSAGLAPESPPFAKPLGGDVSNLPFGQGSQQGGGSAIPNPSLGLGFNGQQEQQQQQQPLVDNTAFESGCSRRVLGGFLGVGLGLVIMVVVVMVHGHV, from the coding sequence atGAACTCCTTAACAGTCCTCATTTTCTTCTTATCATCTCTCACAATCTCACTCACCACAACAACCACCACCACCCCTTCAGGCACAATTCAAAGAACCACCAAACAACAAATCCTTGCAAGCATTCCTCCATCCTCACCAGACAACTCCCAACCCTTCCTCACCTCTCCTTCCGGCAAATACACAGCCCTCCTTCTCCGGCGAGAGACGGCACCAGCCGCCGGTGGCTTCGGCAATGACTTTTGCTACATCCAAGTCCAAGAAACTAGCTCAGGACAAAGCCTCTGGGAATCTGAATGTGCTCCTGTAAGCACAGCCAACACCTGCTCTCTTGTTTTCGATGACAATGGTCTCGATGTCTTCGACGGCAGCAATCCGGTGTGGGACACTGGAGCAGATAATGATTTTTTGGAGACTTTGCAGATAGTTGATGAAGGTGACATGAGAATTATTGATAGAGATGGTGAGCTTGCATGGAAGGCTAGTGATGATCCTCGTTCAAACCAGGGTTGTGGGTTGCCAGGTTCAGCAGGTTTGGCTCCAGAGTCTCCACCATTTGCTAAACCTTTGGGTGGAGATGTTAGTAACCTGCCTTTTGGACAAGGTTCACAACAGGGTGGGGGGAGTGCTATTCCAAACCCAAGTCttggtttagggtttaatgGACAACAggaacagcagcagcagcagcaaccaTTGGTGGATAACACTGCATTTGAAAGTGGGTGTTCAAGAAGGGTTTTGGGAGGGTTTTTAGGTgttggtttgggtttggttattatggtggtggtggtgatggttcATGGTCatgtttag